In a single window of the Halobaculum lipolyticum genome:
- a CDS encoding cation:proton antiporter, giving the protein MVTPSTLLTAGAAFVALAVAGGIARRVGQSVIAAYILVGILVGPAAPTVGGTPLTLLASAESLRLLADLGVVLLLFFVGLELSLDHLFAERNRFFLAGVADVGISLPLGVGVGLALGFSWLEAGFVGLIVFNSSTVIVAKSLTDLGWVADAESHVVLGVLVIEDVLTALGFAVLSVFLVGGADVSDAAASVARSLVFLVVLVAAAYYGAGLLERAFDGDSGELFSLGVIGVGAAVAGVGLAVGVSEAVAAFVVGTAFGRTHHAARIERLLAPIRDLFAAVFFLAIGVATDPRLLTATFAVVAAATVVTVAGQLFSGSLAGLAYGLDRRRAIRVGCALAPRGEFSLVIAAFLATAGTTPALRETIPAFTVGYVLVTSVLGTVLMRNADRISAALPARRSVAGSDDG; this is encoded by the coding sequence GTGGTCACACCCTCGACCCTGTTGACGGCCGGCGCCGCGTTCGTCGCGCTGGCGGTCGCCGGCGGGATCGCACGCCGAGTGGGCCAGTCGGTCATCGCCGCCTACATCCTGGTCGGCATCCTCGTCGGCCCGGCGGCGCCGACCGTCGGCGGGACGCCGCTCACCCTGCTCGCGTCGGCGGAGTCGCTGCGGCTGTTGGCCGACCTCGGCGTCGTGCTGCTGTTGTTCTTCGTCGGGCTGGAGCTGAGCCTCGACCACCTGTTCGCCGAGCGCAACCGGTTCTTCCTCGCGGGCGTCGCCGACGTGGGGATCAGCCTCCCGTTGGGCGTCGGCGTCGGGCTGGCGCTCGGCTTCTCGTGGCTGGAGGCGGGCTTCGTCGGCCTGATCGTGTTCAACTCCTCGACGGTGATCGTCGCGAAGTCGCTGACTGATCTGGGCTGGGTCGCCGACGCGGAGAGCCACGTCGTGCTCGGCGTCCTCGTCATCGAGGACGTCCTGACGGCGCTGGGGTTCGCGGTGTTGTCGGTGTTCCTCGTGGGCGGGGCGGACGTCTCGGATGCGGCGGCGTCGGTGGCACGGTCGCTCGTGTTCCTCGTCGTGCTCGTCGCGGCGGCGTACTACGGCGCCGGACTCCTCGAACGGGCGTTCGACGGCGACTCGGGCGAACTGTTCTCGCTGGGCGTTATCGGCGTCGGTGCGGCCGTCGCCGGCGTCGGACTCGCCGTCGGCGTGAGCGAGGCGGTCGCGGCGTTCGTCGTCGGCACCGCGTTCGGACGCACCCACCACGCGGCCCGGATCGAGCGGCTACTCGCGCCGATCCGCGATCTCTTCGCGGCGGTCTTCTTCCTCGCCATCGGCGTCGCGACCGACCCCCGGCTGCTGACGGCGACGTTCGCGGTCGTCGCGGCCGCCACCGTCGTCACCGTCGCGGGACAGCTCTTCAGCGGCTCGCTCGCCGGGCTGGCGTACGGACTGGACCGCCGTCGGGCGATCCGGGTCGGCTGTGCGCTGGCCCCGCGGGGGGAGTTCTCGCTCGTCATCGCCGCCTTCCTCGCGACCGCCGGCACGACCCCGGCGCTCCGGGAGACGATCCCCGCGTTCACCGTCGGCTACGTACTCGTGACCAGCGTGCTCGGGACGGTGCTGATGCGGAACGCCGACCGGATCTCTGCCGCCCTCCCGGCCCGTCGCTCCGTCGCCGGGAGCGACGACGGCTGA
- a CDS encoding 2-oxoacid:acceptor oxidoreductase subunit alpha: MSDELIWRIAGGSGDGIASTSQNFAKALMRSGLHVFTHRHYPSRIRGGHTYVEVRASADPVKSRGDGYNFLLALGDSFARNPQEDAYYGNEEVKPLSENLDELREGGVIVYDSGLLDPSEIPDFEERVEENDWHVYDMDLRSLAREQGREVMRNTAGVGVTCAITGIPLEAIEELMRDAMPEKILEPNLEIMQTAYDLVNEEYDVDAPDVSVPTGDHDEEQVLMSGSDAIAYGAIDEGCRFIAGYPMTPWTEVFTIMSQNLPELGGISEQVEDEIAAAALAIGASHMGVKAMSGSSGGGFALMGEPLGLAEMTETPLVLIEAMRAGPSTGMPTKPEQADLEHVLYTSQGDSQRVVLAPGTVAEAYDASRRAFQLAYEYQIPTMIIYDQKLSGELTNVPASHFDREPNADIGMTLTEEELAEQPHTGDGKFHRFQHDGEDGVSPRSVPGQKGGRFLATGNEHNPAGHISEDPDNRVAQMDRRQRKLDAIRTDLDDDGLLVEHGPSDADYGILTFGSQQGTVEEAVDRLNENGTSVKALTVGELAPYPEEAVRAFLDSVEETLVVEMNASAQFRGLTQKELGTHGEQLSSLLKYNGNPFEPREIVEGFTTNVVEDGELPGNETKFVPAAGD; the protein is encoded by the coding sequence ATGTCAGACGAACTTATCTGGCGGATCGCTGGCGGGTCCGGGGACGGAATCGCCTCGACCAGTCAGAACTTCGCCAAGGCCCTGATGCGATCGGGGCTGCACGTCTTCACGCATCGTCACTACCCCTCGCGCATCCGCGGCGGCCACACGTACGTCGAGGTCCGCGCCTCCGCCGACCCCGTCAAGTCCCGGGGCGACGGCTACAACTTCCTGCTGGCGCTGGGCGACTCGTTCGCCCGCAACCCGCAGGAGGACGCCTACTACGGGAACGAGGAGGTCAAGCCGCTCTCCGAGAACCTCGACGAACTCCGCGAGGGCGGGGTCATCGTGTACGACTCCGGCCTGCTCGACCCCTCCGAGATCCCGGACTTCGAGGAGCGCGTCGAGGAGAACGACTGGCACGTGTACGACATGGACCTGCGCTCGCTCGCGCGCGAGCAGGGGCGCGAGGTCATGCGCAACACCGCCGGCGTCGGCGTCACCTGCGCCATCACCGGGATCCCCCTCGAAGCGATCGAGGAGCTGATGCGCGACGCGATGCCCGAGAAGATCCTGGAGCCGAACCTGGAGATCATGCAGACGGCGTACGACCTCGTCAACGAGGAGTACGACGTCGACGCCCCCGACGTGTCCGTCCCGACGGGCGACCACGACGAGGAGCAGGTGCTCATGTCCGGCTCGGACGCCATCGCCTACGGCGCCATCGACGAGGGCTGCCGCTTCATCGCGGGCTACCCCATGACGCCGTGGACCGAGGTGTTCACCATCATGAGCCAGAACCTGCCCGAACTGGGCGGGATCTCCGAGCAGGTCGAAGACGAGATCGCCGCGGCCGCGCTCGCCATCGGTGCCTCCCACATGGGCGTCAAGGCGATGTCCGGCTCCTCCGGCGGCGGCTTCGCCCTGATGGGCGAGCCGCTCGGGCTCGCGGAGATGACCGAGACGCCGCTGGTGCTCATCGAGGCGATGCGCGCGGGTCCCTCCACGGGGATGCCGACGAAGCCCGAGCAGGCCGACCTGGAGCACGTCCTGTACACCTCGCAGGGCGACTCCCAGCGCGTCGTGCTCGCGCCCGGCACCGTCGCCGAGGCGTACGACGCCTCCCGTCGGGCGTTCCAGCTCGCCTACGAGTACCAGATCCCGACGATGATCATCTACGATCAGAAGCTCTCCGGTGAACTCACGAACGTCCCGGCGTCGCACTTCGACCGCGAGCCGAACGCGGACATCGGGATGACGCTCACCGAGGAGGAACTGGCCGAGCAGCCCCACACGGGCGACGGCAAGTTCCACCGCTTCCAGCACGACGGCGAGGACGGCGTGTCGCCGCGCTCGGTGCCCGGCCAGAAGGGCGGGCGCTTCCTCGCGACCGGCAACGAGCACAACCCGGCCGGCCACATCAGCGAGGACCCCGACAACCGGGTCGCGCAGATGGACCGCCGCCAGCGCAAGCTCGACGCCATCCGCACCGACCTCGACGACGACGGACTGCTCGTCGAGCACGGGCCGTCGGACGCCGACTACGGCATCCTCACGTTCGGCTCCCAGCAGGGGACCGTCGAGGAGGCCGTCGACCGGCTCAACGAGAACGGCACGTCGGTGAAGGCGCTCACCGTCGGCGAACTGGCGCCGTACCCGGAGGAGGCGGTGCGGGCGTTCCTCGACTCCGTCGAGGAGACCCTCGTCGTCGAGATGAACGCGTCGGCGCAGTTCCGCGGCCTGACGCAGAAGGAGCTCGGCACGCACGGGGAGCAGCTCTCCTCGCTGCTGAAGTACAACGGGAACCCCTTCGAGCCGCGCGAGATCGTCGAGGGGTTCACCACGAACGTCGTCGAGGACGGGGAGCTCCCCGGCAACGAGACGAAGTTCGTCCCCGCGGCAGGTGACTAA
- a CDS encoding thiamine pyrophosphate-dependent enzyme produces MSAFSAIGEEREIDRNEYTPDIEPQPTWCPGCGDFGVLKSLKGALPEVGRTPEETLLVTGIGCSGKLNSYLDSYGFHTIHGRSLPVARAAKLANPDVEVIAAGGDGDGYGIGGNHFMHTARENHDMTYIVFNNEIFGLTKGQTSPTSPKGHKSKTQPHGSAKTPIRPLSLSLTSGASFVARTAAVNPNQAQRILKEAMEHDGFAHVDFLTQCPTWNKDAKQYVPYTDINESDDYDFDPTNRADAQELMRETEDKLYEGEVLTGVYYRDDERPSYQQEKQNIGEMPDEPLAERYFDDDYEWERSYDSFIDKHK; encoded by the coding sequence ATGAGCGCATTCAGTGCCATCGGTGAGGAACGCGAGATCGACCGCAACGAGTACACGCCCGACATCGAGCCGCAGCCCACGTGGTGCCCCGGCTGTGGCGACTTCGGCGTGCTGAAGTCGCTCAAGGGCGCGCTGCCCGAGGTCGGCCGCACGCCCGAGGAGACGCTGCTCGTGACGGGGATCGGCTGTTCGGGCAAGCTGAACAGCTACCTCGACAGCTACGGGTTCCACACGATCCACGGCCGCTCGCTGCCCGTCGCTCGGGCGGCGAAGCTCGCCAACCCCGACGTCGAAGTGATCGCCGCCGGCGGCGACGGCGACGGCTACGGCATCGGCGGGAACCACTTCATGCACACCGCCCGGGAGAACCACGATATGACGTACATCGTGTTCAACAACGAGATCTTCGGTCTCACCAAGGGCCAGACCTCGCCCACCTCCCCGAAGGGCCACAAGTCGAAGACGCAGCCCCACGGCTCCGCGAAGACGCCGATCCGTCCGCTGTCGCTGTCGCTCACCTCGGGCGCGTCGTTCGTCGCCCGGACGGCGGCGGTGAACCCGAACCAGGCCCAGCGCATCCTCAAGGAGGCGATGGAGCACGACGGGTTCGCGCACGTCGACTTCCTGACGCAGTGCCCGACGTGGAACAAAGACGCCAAGCAGTACGTCCCGTACACGGACATCAACGAGTCCGACGACTACGACTTCGACCCGACGAACCGCGCCGACGCCCAGGAGCTGATGCGCGAGACGGAGGACAAGCTGTACGAGGGCGAGGTGCTCACCGGCGTCTACTACCGCGACGACGAGCGTCCGTCCTACCAGCAGGAGAAGCAGAACATCGGCGAGATGCCCGACGAGCCGCTCGCCGAGCGGTACTTCGACGACGACTACGAGTGGGAGCGCTCGTACGACTCGTTCATCGACAAACACAAGTGA
- a CDS encoding PKD domain-containing protein — translation MTRRRSLALALLLLLAAGAVPAGAHPEENNDPPLVDAGLDRRVDRGATVWLDGGGSVDPDGELVAYGWSIRTPAGETVGPRDPDAESTSFTADEVGRYEVTLTATDDHGATRSDTLFVEVSASSSSGGSAESPTGNGSTSSANEPPTGSILGPDTVVRGEPETFTADVYDPDGDVVSFAWSDGRSGRAVTRTVDLPAGESFEFSVRVTDDDGATQTFRKTVRVRDPDGGSAAAGDNTPPNVRVDGPDRVAVGADVSFVFRGSDPGGTIVSYTWSDPATGSGAVLDHRFDSPGTYTVGGVVTDDDGATTSASKTVEVYEEGPPVVEIVGPDTAPAGTTQAYTLEAYDPDGGELTIVWDPAQSRGEIATDRYVNNVGIDGLIGDTVEIRATVTDDEGNTVTAVKETDVEQSIETGLGETIPRLSGIGWRYVHDDATQTSDTDTVEIGTYEFSATVFHNEPKLVRARWTVNDSVESGYTDSLGRFNGSKSTGIRHTFVSENGGLVSRAVTVDVVDADGDTDEQKWVSRVHSVQSHDDITFYASVPGRTARGSDVLIEPGEDVVFTVGSSQNYRILFGDGTSVEGTGTSMLDDTKFPHTFDDPGTYIVRLISTQGPKGEAIETVTVTVRPRTYFEYWYETNTQKISRVVSEEKPKSGDWEKVTVQNAETVYTGRTVSVRAGSGRPAMIDEGWRLNDTTVEEQQQRVTRVRKSDPDGSGDSWTLVQRNVRSETRTYYEDKYTWYGSSFRRPGWTQTGETRTERVVIGDGHDHDRERHSRTTRSCTDWDLDPGPFGGFSRECARWDYDTDVWYTGHDHDGRTYYDTEYQYKTEVKRTETVWYHEYAGTKTRTVRIKTFAETETRVEWLWERDIGAVRQEYSLRKPQPGEYISGTVRRVEVRCGSDDSHHDEVKC, via the coding sequence ATGACGAGACGTCGATCGCTGGCACTCGCACTGTTGCTGCTGCTGGCTGCCGGGGCGGTTCCGGCCGGTGCACACCCGGAGGAGAACAACGATCCGCCGCTCGTCGACGCCGGTCTCGACCGGCGCGTCGACCGCGGCGCGACGGTGTGGCTCGACGGCGGCGGGTCGGTCGACCCCGACGGCGAACTCGTCGCGTACGGGTGGTCCATCCGGACGCCGGCCGGGGAGACGGTCGGACCGCGGGACCCGGACGCGGAGTCGACGAGCTTCACCGCCGACGAGGTCGGTCGCTACGAGGTGACGCTGACGGCGACCGACGACCACGGCGCCACGAGGAGCGACACGCTGTTCGTGGAGGTGTCCGCGTCCTCGTCGTCGGGTGGATCCGCGGAGTCGCCGACCGGGAACGGATCCACGTCGTCGGCGAACGAGCCGCCCACGGGGTCGATCCTCGGGCCCGACACGGTCGTCCGCGGCGAGCCGGAGACGTTCACCGCCGACGTGTACGACCCGGACGGCGACGTCGTCTCGTTCGCGTGGTCTGACGGCCGATCCGGGCGAGCGGTGACGAGGACCGTCGATCTCCCCGCGGGCGAGAGCTTCGAGTTCTCCGTCCGTGTCACCGACGACGACGGCGCGACCCAGACGTTCCGGAAGACGGTTCGAGTCCGCGATCCGGACGGCGGGTCCGCCGCCGCCGGCGACAACACCCCGCCCAACGTCCGGGTCGACGGTCCCGACCGCGTCGCCGTCGGCGCGGACGTCTCGTTCGTCTTCCGGGGATCGGACCCCGGAGGGACGATCGTATCGTACACGTGGTCCGATCCGGCCACGGGTTCCGGTGCGGTGCTCGATCACAGGTTCGATTCGCCCGGTACGTACACCGTCGGCGGCGTCGTGACCGACGACGACGGTGCGACCACGTCTGCATCGAAGACCGTCGAGGTGTACGAGGAGGGACCGCCGGTCGTGGAGATCGTCGGTCCCGATACCGCTCCCGCCGGAACCACACAGGCGTACACGCTGGAGGCGTACGATCCGGACGGTGGCGAGTTGACGATCGTGTGGGACCCCGCACAGAGTCGGGGAGAGATCGCGACCGACCGGTACGTCAACAACGTCGGGATCGACGGGCTGATCGGTGACACGGTGGAGATCCGTGCGACCGTGACGGACGACGAGGGGAACACCGTGACTGCGGTGAAGGAGACGGACGTCGAGCAGTCGATCGAGACCGGACTCGGAGAGACGATCCCGCGGCTTTCGGGCATCGGCTGGCGCTACGTGCACGACGATGCCACACAGACGAGCGATACCGATACGGTCGAAATCGGGACATACGAGTTCTCGGCGACCGTATTCCACAACGAGCCGAAACTCGTCCGTGCCAGGTGGACCGTCAACGACTCCGTCGAGTCGGGATACACCGACTCGTTGGGACGGTTCAACGGGAGCAAGTCGACCGGGATCCGGCACACGTTCGTCTCGGAAAACGGTGGCTTGGTCTCTAGAGCGGTCACGGTGGACGTCGTCGATGCGGACGGTGATACGGACGAACAAAAGTGGGTGAGTCGCGTCCACTCTGTACAGAGCCACGACGACATCACGTTCTACGCGAGCGTCCCCGGACGGACCGCCCGTGGGTCGGATGTTCTGATCGAGCCGGGAGAAGACGTCGTGTTCACCGTCGGGTCGAGTCAGAACTACCGGATCCTCTTCGGCGACGGGACTTCTGTGGAGGGGACTGGAACATCGATGTTGGACGACACCAAGTTCCCACACACGTTCGACGATCCGGGGACGTACATCGTCAGGCTGATCTCGACACAGGGACCGAAGGGCGAAGCGATCGAGACGGTGACGGTTACGGTCCGACCGCGAACGTACTTCGAATACTGGTACGAAACAAATACTCAGAAAATAAGCCGTGTAGTTTCGGAAGAGAAACCGAAAAGTGGCGATTGGGAGAAAGTCACGGTTCAGAACGCCGAAACTGTCTATACTGGCCGGACTGTCTCGGTCAGGGCCGGTTCCGGTCGTCCGGCGATGATCGACGAGGGGTGGAGATTGAACGACACCACCGTAGAAGAACAGCAGCAACGGGTCACCCGAGTAAGGAAGAGTGACCCCGACGGTTCCGGCGACAGCTGGACCTTGGTCCAACGGAACGTCCGTAGCGAAACCCGCACCTACTACGAGGACAAGTACACTTGGTACGGGAGTTCGTTCCGCCGGCCGGGATGGACGCAAACCGGTGAAACACGGACGGAGCGGGTCGTGATCGGTGACGGCCACGACCACGACCGCGAACGTCACTCACGGACCACGCGCTCGTGCACCGACTGGGATCTCGATCCCGGTCCGTTCGGCGGGTTCTCGCGGGAGTGCGCGCGATGGGACTACGACACCGATGTCTGGTATACCGGTCACGACCACGACGGTCGTACCTACTACGACACCGAGTACCAGTACAAAACCGAGGTCAAACGAACGGAGACAGTGTGGTATCACGAATATGCGGGGACGAAGACGCGTACTGTCAGAATAAAGACATTTGCGGAAACTGAAACCCGAGTCGAATGGCTTTGGGAGAGGGATATTGGCGCAGTCCGACAAGAGTACTCACTCAGGAAACCCCAGCCCGGTGAGTACATTTCAGGAACAGTTCGGAGAGTCGAGGTCCGCTGTGGATCCGATGATAGTCACCATGATGAAGTCAAGTGTTAA
- a CDS encoding CAP domain-containing protein, which produces MKIVKAAIIGILLSILLTGCLSSGGAQSGEIKTVVRSDSPLVNTTRDVPKYGHKQPDDKVITPVPLNNKTERDDVNVSHLEIELTKQLNNYRSVDDSGTLVVDPRLARIARHHSYDMATREYVGHTNPDGVTFMDRLERSEYACGGGRENVQGFDWNTSRYQTEEEVAEEILRGFMKSAPHNTAMINPQMTTVGIGIYVTEDRLVYVTMNLCDAKPLPEEADE; this is translated from the coding sequence ATGAAGATTGTAAAAGCAGCAATCATTGGAATTTTATTGTCTATCCTATTGACAGGGTGCCTATCATCTGGAGGTGCTCAATCAGGGGAGATTAAAACAGTTGTACGGAGCGATAGTCCCTTAGTTAATACAACCCGAGATGTGCCAAAGTACGGTCACAAGCAACCGGACGACAAAGTGATTACTCCCGTTCCTTTAAATAACAAAACTGAGCGGGACGATGTAAATGTCTCACATCTTGAAATAGAACTCACTAAACAACTAAACAACTATCGATCAGTGGATGATTCTGGGACTCTTGTAGTCGACCCCAGACTTGCTCGAATCGCCCGTCACCACTCTTACGACATGGCGACTCGGGAATACGTCGGCCACACGAACCCTGACGGAGTAACGTTCATGGACCGTCTCGAGCGGAGCGAATACGCGTGCGGAGGTGGTCGGGAGAACGTACAGGGATTCGATTGGAACACGAGCAGATACCAGACGGAGGAGGAAGTGGCCGAGGAGATCCTCCGCGGATTCATGAAATCCGCCCCACACAACACGGCGATGATCAACCCCCAGATGACGACTGTGGGCATCGGTATCTACGTCACCGAAGATCGGCTCGTATACGTCACGATGAACCTCTGTGACGCGAAGCCGCTCCCAGAGGAGGCTGACGAATGA
- the lrpA1 gene encoding HTH-type transcriptional regulator LrpA1 — MSTSSTADRILEALEEDAQASYAEIAERAGVSKPTVRKYINQLEDDGVIVGYSAQVDPKKLSGQTIALVGIDVDSERYVEATRALKELESVESLYSSSGDHMFMAEVRAADGDELGDVISEEIGGVEGVTAAHPSVLQERLK, encoded by the coding sequence ATGAGTACCTCCTCTACGGCAGACCGCATCCTCGAGGCGCTGGAGGAGGATGCGCAGGCGTCGTACGCGGAGATCGCCGAACGGGCCGGCGTCTCCAAGCCGACCGTCCGCAAGTACATCAACCAACTGGAGGACGACGGCGTCATCGTCGGCTACTCCGCGCAGGTCGACCCCAAGAAGCTCTCGGGGCAGACGATCGCGCTCGTCGGCATCGACGTGGACAGCGAGCGGTACGTCGAGGCGACGCGCGCGCTGAAGGAGTTGGAGTCGGTCGAGTCGCTGTACTCCTCTTCGGGCGATCACATGTTCATGGCCGAGGTCCGCGCCGCCGACGGCGACGAACTCGGCGACGTGATCTCCGAGGAGATCGGCGGCGTCGAGGGCGTCACGGCGGCGCACCCGTCGGTCCTGCAGGAGCGACTGAAGTAG
- a CDS encoding DsbA family protein: protein MATTAGCLGWFGSDTSEEPPEGWHTEEFTTAAPTETYSYREGTRTPYAGVEQIYAGGGTLVAVYFDYAHRESIRWWREEFPKLSDLLSEDAFRPTLLMYPVPVDEWSMLLPSALFEVMARGTRADAWTFHEGLVESAPEYSFDLIRDVANDVGVDGDAVVEAARTRRRRNQATSDRALGRDSGVSASDLPAFRWGTEPIDADSAAELREFVEEHR from the coding sequence GTGGCGACGACAGCCGGCTGCCTCGGGTGGTTCGGGAGCGACACCAGCGAGGAACCGCCCGAGGGCTGGCACACCGAGGAGTTCACTACCGCCGCACCGACCGAGACGTACAGCTATCGGGAGGGCACGCGGACCCCCTACGCCGGCGTCGAGCAGATCTACGCGGGCGGCGGCACGCTCGTCGCCGTCTACTTCGACTACGCCCACCGGGAGTCGATCCGGTGGTGGCGCGAGGAGTTCCCGAAGCTGTCGGACCTCCTCTCGGAGGACGCCTTCCGCCCGACGCTCCTCATGTACCCGGTGCCGGTCGACGAGTGGTCGATGCTGCTGCCGAGCGCGCTGTTCGAGGTCATGGCGCGCGGCACTCGGGCGGACGCGTGGACGTTCCACGAGGGACTCGTCGAATCGGCGCCGGAGTACTCGTTCGACCTCATCCGGGACGTCGCGAACGACGTCGGCGTCGACGGCGACGCGGTCGTCGAGGCCGCACGGACGCGCCGGCGGCGGAACCAGGCGACGTCGGACCGGGCGCTCGGTCGCGACAGCGGCGTCTCGGCGAGCGACCTCCCGGCGTTCCGCTGGGGGACCGAACCGATCGACGCGGACTCGGCGGCGGAACTGCGCGAGTTCGTCGAGGAACACCGATAA
- the dinB gene encoding DNA polymerase IV — protein MEETLPGAPTADRGERVILHVDMDCFYASCERLKEPALAGEAVVVGMGYEPGDDIGAVATASYEAREYGVESAQPISRALERLPRVADADAADPDAPDPADSGHYRPVDMAFYKEVASEVKAVLHDVADTVREVSIDEAYLDVTDRTSWETAGGGEGGRTLAEGFARHVRERIEREAGVPASVGVAPNMATAKVASDHDKPEGLTVVPPGTVADFLAPLPVSDIHGVGPVTASDLADMGIDTAGDLASADPADLQARFGSRGREFHDRATGRDDREVTPTGRPKSLSRESAGRTADAEAQREKVRALAADVAERARSREAMYRTIGVKVVRPPYDVNTRAESLSGPVDDPELVEAVALDLLEEFEGEAVRKLGVRVSNLSFAAEEQATLVGYEDAADDADAADATERDGRSDAADDDDAEEAPVSRRTVSGDATLDEWADEGDADATRERRSRRRRGQVDLGEFE, from the coding sequence ATGGAGGAGACGCTCCCCGGCGCGCCGACGGCCGACCGCGGGGAGCGCGTGATCTTGCACGTCGACATGGACTGTTTCTACGCCTCCTGCGAGCGTCTGAAGGAGCCGGCGCTCGCCGGCGAGGCGGTCGTCGTGGGGATGGGGTACGAGCCGGGCGACGACATCGGCGCGGTCGCGACCGCCAGTTACGAGGCGCGCGAGTACGGCGTCGAGTCCGCCCAGCCGATCTCGAGGGCGCTCGAGCGGTTACCGCGCGTGGCCGACGCCGACGCGGCCGACCCCGACGCGCCGGACCCGGCCGACTCGGGGCACTACCGGCCCGTCGACATGGCGTTCTACAAGGAGGTCGCGAGCGAGGTGAAGGCGGTCCTCCACGACGTCGCCGACACCGTCCGCGAGGTGAGCATCGACGAGGCGTACCTCGACGTGACGGACCGCACGTCGTGGGAGACCGCCGGCGGCGGCGAGGGGGGACGCACCCTCGCCGAGGGGTTCGCGCGCCACGTCCGCGAGCGCATCGAGCGCGAGGCGGGCGTCCCCGCCAGCGTCGGCGTCGCGCCGAACATGGCGACCGCGAAGGTCGCTTCCGACCACGACAAGCCCGAGGGGCTGACGGTGGTCCCGCCGGGGACGGTCGCCGACTTCCTCGCGCCGCTTCCCGTCTCGGACATCCACGGGGTCGGCCCGGTCACCGCCAGCGATTTGGCCGACATGGGAATCGACACCGCCGGCGACCTCGCGAGCGCCGACCCGGCGGATCTGCAAGCCCGCTTCGGCTCGCGCGGGCGGGAGTTCCACGACCGGGCCACCGGTCGCGACGACCGCGAGGTGACGCCGACCGGCCGCCCGAAGTCGCTGTCGCGGGAGTCGGCCGGTCGAACCGCCGACGCCGAGGCACAACGCGAGAAGGTGCGCGCGCTCGCGGCCGACGTCGCCGAACGCGCGCGCTCCCGGGAGGCGATGTACCGCACCATCGGCGTGAAGGTCGTCCGCCCGCCGTACGACGTGAACACGCGGGCGGAGTCGCTGTCCGGCCCCGTCGACGACCCGGAGCTGGTCGAGGCGGTCGCACTGGATCTGCTCGAGGAGTTCGAAGGCGAGGCCGTCAGGAAACTCGGCGTGCGTGTGTCGAACCTCTCGTTCGCCGCCGAGGAGCAGGCGACGCTCGTGGGGTACGAGGACGCGGCCGACGACGCCGACGCGGCCGACGCGACCGAGCGCGACGGTCGGTCCGACGCGGCCGACGACGACGACGCCGAGGAGGCGCCGGTGAGTCGACGGACCGTCTCGGGGGACGCGACGCTCGACGAGTGGGCCGACGAGGGGGACGCGGACGCGACGCGCGAGCGGCGGAGCCGGCGTCGACGCGGGCAGGTGGACCTCGGCGAGTTCGAGTGA